GTTCTATTAACGTGTAGGTAACTTTTGGGATCCAAGTAAGTGGAAAACAATCCTTTAGGTAAATGACAATGCCCTAGTTTAGAGAGGTCTCTATTGCACCTGGATGGATTCAACTTAATTTTGAGATGTATCTTGATTTTTCTGTTTTGATTCGCTTTGAGTCTTAGATTTTTTATGATTGTGGCCTTGATATTGATGATGGTTGATAATTGAATCATTAGAATTTAGTTTGGACAGGTTTTAAGTGCAGGAAAATAGGCAAAAGAGGCTAGGAGTGATCCCTGCGGCAGAGTGCTAATCAAGATACAAAGTGCTAATGGGCACTTTGTGTGGTCCTTGATTTTTCAAGTCTTGTGAGTACAAGTTccttaaaaaccaaaaaaaaaaaaaccttcatttTTGGGAGTCTTGTGAATCTAGATTCGTTTTTTGATTTACCTTATCCTTGATGGGGGTTCTTGTAAAAGAGATAGTTGTCCTCTTAAAGCATTGTCGTGATGTGGAAGACTGAAATTTATCCAGCCAAGAGAGAGAGGGCTCCTCTAAAGTTTATGgctattatatttatttaaacttATGGCTATTGTCTCAGGAGTGTCATGAACATTATTTGACTTGTCAAATTGTCAAGCATAGTTCCTACTGTATAGCAAACAtaatcttatttaatttttgtaccagTGGCAGAAATGTTAATCAGCAACATCTGGTTATGTTCTTAGCCATTAGCCGTCAAGAGAAGCATGGATATTTGCTATTTGTATAAGATGCATAAGGTTGACTCATTGGTCCTACCATTATAGTTTCTTGGTTAGGAAATTGGTGTCAAGATGTACAAGAGTTTAATGATTACCAAAATGCTTCAATGCATTCTTCATCTACAATTAgttctttttattggatgtatGGAATACGGTGCCAGCATGCCCGGTGTGGTTAGTGTGAAAGGAATGAAACAGCCGTACATTAGAGGATGTTGTGAGATCTATTGACTAGTTGAAGTCCCAACAAATTTGGACTTTCTTTGATTGATCTCGGGGTTGGGATTTCCGCATTgtactttgattttttattagaCTTTCTAGTAATTGTTCAATTAGTTCTTTTTCTTGACGGAAGGAAAGGGTTAAAGCACTTACCCGATTTTTTTGACCCGAAACAAAAACGGGTTGATGCATGACCCGACTCGAAtccgaaccatttttttaaaactgttttttttggtaaaaaaaatagtgaaattaagacaatattggtttaattgtttattgtgagctttaagaaaacaattgatacatttacataactgcatgcaaattaattgaaaaataaatggttgaacaTTCTGTAATGaataaagatttttagatatcaaatagcaaagtacatgtcaagataatctggttatagtaaagttaaaaccagatttaaaattgtagatatgtgtgagacacattcacaagtgtgaaaatagtaaagccaaagtatcaaattagcataaattatgaatgcttagatctattttttaacaatttatgttcaaaataaatggcttttcaaaataaattatgatatttcctagagtgtgtgctgcttaacaatgatatgatctttaTAAAAGAGACtaggtataaataagtaagcaatcaaactttaatgtatatctcaaactgaaatagagtgtcaaccacaattgataatagattataaaattaatttttaaaattataactttcttatatatttttattctttatcaaatgagttatccaataagtcatttgtaatttttttttttttttggaatattgatattgtgtaaaaataaaacttgtatatttgttttacttatttttgtgttgttttgttttagatagcaatgttagaatttgcataattttaaaattattgaataaatattaataagtttaactgagtttattctagatataagtagtgaatttaaaataatgcattttacatcaagtaatatgttgcataattatccaaatggcaaatacatattgttttctttataaaaaaataaaaaaataaaaaatttcatgtgaaaaatacgggtcaacctgacccaacccgacccgacccgcaaTCCGATTGACCCGAACCTGTTTTCAACCCGCTTAAAATGACTTGTTTTTGACCCGTGATCCGATTGaccccgacccgacccacccgttttgccatgtcagTTACTCCTGAGGTAGCAAGTAGTGGATGTAATTTGGGTTAATACAGAATGGGAAATGCACTATTGTAAAAGCATTCATTGCGAGAATCGCTCATTCGTCACAAATAAGGATTTTGTTGCAATGGATCAATCTGttgcaaattattttattttatatgtaatgGTATTGTATTGATTGATCAAATCTggtattaaaaaacaaaacaattgaCAGATCAAATCGGTTACACCCAAACAAAATAATCCATGAGGGCCACACTAATGAAATCATATTTCAAATTGTTCAAAGATGATCTTGGTAAAACTTAATTTTAATGTTACCTCTGAAGACATGATTTTCTCGCCAAGGTGTGCAAAAAATGAGGCCGTGGATagctttatttcttcttcttctttttagcaGGAGAATACTCTCTGTTAGTAATTGCGTCTATATAAAGATTAATTGGCCCCACCAAATTAGACATGAACTATGTAAAAtgaatactatatatatatatatatagcaattttacatttttttaaaaaactcttaTCACTAAacataaaaagagagaaacaataaTGGTAACTTTTACATTATCTTTACTTTCTTGTTTACTGGAAATGTATCTACTAAACAAATGAAGAGATCACTTGTATTTTAATTTGACTAGGTGTAATGCTAAAGCTTCATATCATACTAGACTCATCAACGGAACTAACCTCTTGCATGAAcaataagattttcaatttttcacagCCCTGATGTGAAGATCAAGAATGTTTTTCACTTTCCATCTCATTTTCTCACTCATTCAAAATATATCAACCGCAATTGATTCAATATTTCATTCTAAACTCATCAAAATAAACTAGTTGTAGTTGAAAAACTTACTATCTATTCACTTgaggtttaattttttaatgaaaatttaaattaattggGGCACAACTTGAACTTTGTAACAATGACAAGACAGACATACTAGGTCAGTCCTATAAAGTATTAACAAGACAAACACTCCTACGGTCAAAGAGCCCAAAAAAGATCAATTTGGTCATTACCTGAAAGAAAATTAGGATTCCAGAAAGTAGTAAATTAAACCTCAAACACAATGGGTTGAAGATTGaagtttaatatattattttttgaaatctcAAGATTTAATTTGTTGCTTTTGAAATTATAGGGTATACTTTGTTTAATATATTAGTTATGAAATTATTTGGTTCAATTTGTTACACCTCTTAGGTgcaaaacattttttataaaagcaACATTGCACTAACTCAAATATTTAAGGGTGGGGCAACTCCAATTTTTATATGCTAAATCTTCAAAATGctcaatatttttacatactATAGaaggatttttcaaaatttttgttgggGTCATGGCCACCCCACACTTGGGAGTGGTTTTGCCTCTGTTTATGGGTTGTGTTGGGGATAATACACAAAgtaattaagaaaaaacaaagtgaacaaaaaagataaatagAGAATTAGATAAATTAGAGACACAAAATTgttatccttagacaatatttgttCCCATACTATTGTTGCTAAATGGTTATCACAATCTTGTACCTAGGATACAATTAAGTTGTTAGGTTCTACAGATAGTTCTGGGGAATACTCACAAGATTTcttatgtttctttctttaactaacttttgggagagaaaagatAATAATATCAAGTGAATATCAACCACTATTTATATCCATAAGGTTATATTCCTTCAAATACATGTATGGAgagttaaaatgttttataaaacCATTCACAAGGCGTGAAGCATTTTCAAACATTAAGAATAGTTAttagaaaattctgcagaaattcaattttttgagtcTCGATCGATTGAGAGGAATCGAGCATTAATCTAAGGCtcttttcgatcgattgaacaTGAATTGAACACCAATCGAATCATGCAGAAATTCCAAGATTATTTTTCTCATTACAGGAACTCTTGAATTTAGAATTTTCActcagaaaattttaaaacttgaattttcattttatcatcTTTATAAAACAATACTATTCAAACTTAAATATCATTACTACAACCTATCTATGTATATGCTGTGGGTGTAGAAAGtacaaatcaaatttaaataaaagagtgATATGGTGTTGAGACTAATGTATGTGTATAAAAACAAATGATAGCTAAACTAAAATAAGTAGAGTTTTTGGGATTAGTTTAGTTAAAAACATTTGAAGAGGCAAATGTAAATGCTCCAAACAGTGACAAATTTGGTGAGTCCCACTCCCattaatcaaaaatcaatttaagCTAGCTCACAACTTGGCTAGATATGCTAAATATGTTAGCGATTTTTCAGTGTGGATTGAAAATGTTCCATcatcctttcaaaaaaaaaaaaaaaagatattccATCACATATCAATAATGTACTCTTAGCCGATTTTGGctaattttctatttaatgaaatttaaCAGTATTtctgctcaaaaaaaaaaaaaaaaaaaaattaagcctctctcaaaaagaataaaaagaacaaaagaaacaaaaaaaaatcaatttaagcCTTGCGTTACTGAAGAGCCTTGTTCCAGTAACCCTAGTAGACTACTCTAGTAGTATGTTTACTCAAGAAAAatacacacactctctctctctctctctctctctctctcacgcatTTCCTTCTAATCATCGATGTCTCAGCTGAGGAGAAAGCCAAATTTGTCAGACGAGAGTCTCCCACACGACGTCGTATTCGACATCCTGACTCGGCTGCCAGTGAAATCCTTAATCCGATTCAGGTGCGTTTCAAAATCATGGTACTCTACAATCACAAACCCCATTTTCATTACCACACACCTCAATCACAACCTCAACCAACCCAAGTCATTAGTATCCAATACCCATTACAATAACAGCCATAATGGTTTTCTGCTATACAAGTCTTCTGACAAAGAATTGTGTACTTTAGTTTACAACAGCGACGGCACATTCACCGAGGTTTCTAGGTTTCAAATACCCTTTTTAGCTTCCAGCGTGGTTGACTATTGTAATGGCATGTTCTTCCTTTATAGCTTTTTTGGTCCTACAAATGCTGTATATTTGTGGAACCCAGTTAttcaaaagtttaaaatgatCGATGTTATGCACCTCAGACCCTTCACTGTCGAATTTTTAGAAACAGTCGCCTTTGGATTTGCTTATCAATCTCAAAACAGTGATTTCAAGATTCTCAGGATTGTATCTTATGAGGGGCTTGGTGATGAAAAGGCGCCACCACCTGATGCCGAGGTTTACACACTGAGTACTGATTCGTGGAGAACTGTTGAATTGTCAGTGGAATCTGTACCAAATATTGGATCTATTTTTGCTGTACTACCAAACTCCTGTGTATTTTTGAATGGAGCTCTGCATTTTGTTGCATATACTTGGGGCAATGACAGTGACAATTTCATCTTGTCTTTTGATGTCAATGATGAGATATTTCGAGAGATAAGACTGCCGGAGAATTACTTAGATGAATTTTATTCAAAGTTTGATGACTGTGTTCACCAACTTGTGGTGTTCAAGGGAATGTTGGCTTTGGTTGTTCTTGGTCCGGCTGAGAAtgtagatgaagatgaagatgaaataAATACGGATATATGCCTCATATGGGTAATGAGAGAGTATGGTATAGTTGAGTCTTGGACTAAGACAAATGTACTATTTGATTGGGTTATGACGTTCTTTGACTGCACTAACAGCGGCGAATTTCTAATTGAAACTTTTGACAGCAGGCTCGTTTCAATAGACTCTGAGAGCCTGCAAGTGAACAATCTTAGAATTCAAACAACTACCTGGTTGGCTTACACAGCTGATCTTATGGAGAACTTGGTTTTACTTGATCAGGTAAAAAATGTCATCTAAATATCATGATTAGTTTGTATCAAAGATTAGTCAAGTAAAGTTAATAGCAAACTGAAAATCTTTGTGAAGTTCATATTGACAAGTATTTTGTGGCATGGCATCATATATGCATTATGAATATTAAATGATACTCttattattttgtcattttccccCTATTGTAGTATTAAATCAATGCAGGcagattaatttattattaagaaaataattccCTTGGAGATTGTGGCTATTATGTGTGATCTGATTTTTGTGTCAAGCACATTGTGCACTTCCTTAAAGATGGCAATGTCATGGTCCAGTAGACATGCTTAGCAATGTAATTCCTTAGTGACAATGTCAACTAGTTGGTAAGCTTAGTCTCTTAGCTTGGTCCAAAGAAAAATGGGAATGAACTTCTGCAATCTGTATGGGATAAATGAAGCTGATTCGTTGGTCATATGCAATAAGTCTAATTGtatatttcaatatatttaaTAGCAGGCTTTTGATTTTTGCTCACATATTTAATTGcttttgcatatatatatatatatatatatatatgttttatttatttattatttttataattgttaaattgttttaaaatgttaGGATTTTCTGAATCATGAACTTATTGAAATAAACTATCTTGTATGATATAAGCCAGTTGGGGTAGTGAGATAGTTGATAAGTGGGCATAGATGATGTATATGCTTGAATCCTCTTTAATTTTGTATGCAGCAGAAGTGCAAGTCAGATTTTTGCCTGAATACTATATTTCTCAATGCATATGTACTTTTCATGCTTTTGAACATTATTTGATACTTGTATGAGATGCATAAGGTTGATTCAGTGGTCCTACCATGATAgtttttgggtttagaaattAACGAAACCTAGAAATTTGTTTGATTTGCAAAGTATTGAACGTATCATTGATATTCATCTTTTCTAATGAGCCTTGGTGGATATCCTAATTTTGACCTgggcagaagaaaaaaaaaaaaaaagaatagcacTAATCCATGCTCTCTAACCTTATTCGCCAAACATAAtcaattctcaatttttgagtCATTTGGGTTCTCAAGAGTGTGTGGGTGGAGGAACACAATGCACAACAGATTGTGGTGTATCTCTCTTCAATTCATCTGTCATGTTTTAATGCCTTATTCGCCAAACATAAtcaattctcaatttttgagtCATTTGGGTTCTCAAGAGTGTGTGGGTGGAGGAACACAATGCACAACAGATTGTGGTGTATCTCTCTTCAATTCATCTGTCATGTTTTAATGCCTTTTGTCTCTCTTGCAGCAAAATGAAGCTGATACTCCTTTGAGTCCTGAGAGAAATCATGGAGAATAGCACAACAGATTTTATACATGCTTGTTGGTAGGAAATGTTAGGCTGATCTAAGCAGGCATGAAAATATGTTTGCTAAGCATATGTGCTTACTTGTAAGAGCTTAATCAGCTTAAGTTCTTTGCCAGTACACTACAAATGAAGGCATGAATATTTGTATTTGTACAAGATGCAATTGAGAGAAgcaaggaagaaaaagaagattgcAACCtacgtagagagagagagagatgaatttAGTGTTTTTGCAGCCATGTTGTTTGACCTGATTTAAAGACAAAAGGAATCAAGTGGCGTTCAAGAGAAAAAGATCATTATAGACCAATTTGTGACAGGTCTAAGCAGTACTCTCTTGAGCAACCTGCAGTTGTTGGACCCCAGAGAAAACAGCACAAGGCCCCATTATAGTGGATTGTGATGCAGTAGTTTGCTCAAACCACTCAATCTTGTCTATGGTCACAAGGAATCATGGAGGTGAAAACCGTGAAATGTTGAGGGCAGAGATAACTACTTCAAACTCAGAAAACCCGGAGGTGGTAGAAATTGAGGCTATGAGGTGGGCCATTGGCCCCAGCAACAAGCATGGGAATATAATCCTGGAAGGGACTCTGCTTAGACGTGATTGCATCCAAAGGAAAGCAACCAAGCTGGAAGACAATGGGGTTCAATCCAAGCCATAAGGTAGTTGGCAATGTCTTTTGTTGGAATAGTCACTAACCTGGCAATAGGGGGGGAGGTGATTTCTTGTATGTTTCAAATTTTCCCAAATATATTTTACTCGAGGGGTGAACCGCCAAAAAGTTATTGAAATAATACTATTTTACCAAtccatttcttctttttatttatttagtatgtAATTTGTTTGGCCTGCTTTATAATCGAAACCCAAGGGTTTAATTTGAAGAATGAGATTGGATCCCAATTAGGCATTTTGGGAGGTACTTTGGGtaagttggattttcaagtGGGCTTCTTGTTTTGAGAAATAGTTTCTTTTTAGGTTGGAGTGAGAGTATTGGTAAAGGCATATCAAGGTGCCAAGTCTTTTCTCACAACGGGTCGGGTGGTTAGTGATTGGTAGTTTGGAATAACATCCACATGAGTCCGCAAATGAACACTTATATCATTCAGTTCACCAAACATGACATTATTGTGAACATGGTTGATTCCCTCGACATTTTGTTCACTTTAACGCTGATTTCTACTCACTTCACCCAACGTCTATGTCCACTCCTCACTTGTTTGGATCACTAATACTTTTTGCCACCGTCTCCTCTGATCTTACACGATGATGTCTTTCTTGTCTGCCCGCCTGTCTTCCTTATATAGCTTTtagttattattgttattattattattattattattattattattataagaaaaCTTTCGAAATTGGAGGACTTGAAAAGacaatttcttttaataaaatcttgAATTATGTGTATGTAATTGTTTTGGAGAGCTGATAGAAATGGGATCCGAACATCTTGTTGGAACATTCCTCAACGTATCCCTATTTTATAAACCAAAAGTTTCCTCAACCAATACTCTAGAACATTTCTCAATGTTTCCCTATTTTATAAACAACTAGTCACAGATTCACGCGATGcatgagaataaataattattttgtaattataattgtaattgtaattgtaatataatatataatttgttctccctataaattaaacaattgatATTTGGTCCAATTAGGTCTACTTCAGTCCACTTTAGTCCAATTTGGTCTACTCAATCAATTTCGGTCATTTTTGGTCTATTTTGGACAAATTGAGacttaaattgattcttttgtaggttgctttttcaagtttagctcaaaaattcatttttttcccttaatttttgggttgaaaggTATGAGATTTTACCATATCTGGGCTAAAatctttagttttgaattaaaaaatacaaacaaaataaacattagaaattagaaatatgagccctaaaaatgcaataaaaatgataaatattgaAAAGTATTATTCGGTCCACATCGGTCCTATTCAATCCATGTTGGTCCATTCTGCCCCTTTGGTTCTATTTGATCTACattggttctattcggtccatattagtcctattcggtccaaGTTTTCCACTTGGTCCTATTTAGTCAAtattggtcctattcggtcctaTTTGTTCCTACTCAGAACATATTGGTCTACTCTGTCCCATTCAgttcactttggtcctatttggtccTCCTTATTCCCATTCAGTCCTATTTTGTCTattctgtccactttggtccatttgtGTTCACTTTGGTCTATTTAGACCACTCgtttcattttggtccacttcggtccattttTGTACAATTGCATACAGAGAAAACACATGTTTAGGTTGAGAGCACTaattctaaatccaaatttattatatatatatatatatatatatcaaactcctaatatctaaaatcttaagcataacatttattattgctacacTTTTGCTAAATCACATTAATATAACATTTCAGTCCACTTCGATCCgattaaatttaaatgaaagtCTTTCTAAACATTAATGCTATAAATATACAAATCTAATATTTATGGCAGTTACTCATTTATCTTAACATCATTACTTTTAAACGAATTGGATGAAGTTGATTATACATtcaagcaaaaaataataaaataaataaataaataaacaaatatatgtGTGTAACTAGACCAAATTGACCCTATCGAATAGACCAAACTGGATTGAATTGACCAAATTCGACCAAATAGATCAAAGTGAATTGAATGGACCATATTGACCGAACAAGACTAAATTGACCAAAGTAGACCGAATGGGCCAAACTGGACCGAATACACCGTACTGGACTGTATAGACCGAAtagaccaaattggactgaagtggactgaatagaccTAACTGGACCGTATGGACCAAATTAAACCGTATAGACCGAACTGGATCAAATAGACTGAACTGGACCGACTGGACCGAATATACCTAACTCCAccgtatggaccaaattggaccgtaTAGACCgaaatggactgaatagaccGAACTAGACTGAATAGACCGAACTGGAACGAATGTCTCTGGATCAAACGGAACCGGTCCAAATAGACCTAACTGGAccgtatggaccaaattggaccgtaTAGACCAAATAGACCGAAATGAAAGGAAATGGACGGAATAGACCGAACTGGACCGAATAGACAAAATTGGAACGAATAGACCGAACTAGACCGAGTAGACCTAATTGGATCGTATTGACCGAATAGACCTTCCTGGACCGAATAGGCCTAGgtggaccaaatggaccgaTATGGACTGAATAGACCTTTCTGGACCGTATGGACCAAATTAGACCGAATAGGCCTAGGTGGACCATATGTActaaattggaccgaatagacctaATTGGACCGAATTGGCCAgattggaccgaatagacctaGGTGGACCGTCTGGACCAAATCGGACTGAATAGATCGAAGTGGATAAAATGGACCGGATTAGACCAAATAAGACCGAATTGACCAAAGTACCGAAAGGACCAAATGGACCAAGTGGACcatatggaccaaattggacggAATAGACCTAACTGAACCGAATTGGGCTAGGTCGACCGAATAGACCTAAATAGAAggaatggactgaatagacctaagtggaccgtaggaccaaattggacctAATAGATCTAACTGGACTGAATTGGCcaattggaccgaatagacctaGGTTGACcatatggaccaaattggaccaactTGGACCAACTCTACTTTATGATGCAAAGTTACCCATCTCGATATTGACACTCTACTTTCGACTCCTGCTTATTGTTGAAGAGGCTCAAATTTTATAGAGAGCTAATTTAACTTCTACTCAAGATCTCAAGCAAGGTCCTACTGTGAAGTTGGGACAAAAGCCTTTGACTTCCTTCAACATCATCTGCTTCTAGAGGTTTGATTTAACATTCATTCATGGCTCTTTGATGCTCTCTGATTTTTCAGCAGTAATACATTGTCTTTATAATCTTGTACAACTTTATTTGATGCTTTGCCTAGAAGCTTGGAGTCAAATGCTACTTTTCTTAAAAACCCACCCAATTTTTCATTCAATGGGCTGATGTCTTGCTAagcatccattaaaaaaaaacctatggatgcatattaaaaaaaccaagaattgTATACtttttcatagtgaaattgAGTTCAGTATGACCACTTTTATTGCCTTTAGGAGGCCATTTGTTAATAAAAGCTTTCTAGTATTATCAACAATACTAAATTATATCAACAGTACctaaataatatttatcataatattagactaattcatcatcaaaatcaactagtttttgtttttattaggGGGGAAAACGTTTTCATTGTCCCTTAAAGGGGAAAATAACATCAGTCACTACCAAAATGAGATCCTTCATTTCCCTAAGATCCCTCCTAAACTCttaataacaattttaaaaaaactcaGCCAAATAAGATTTATTGTTCATTGCTTCTTGCAgatctaaaatttttcattttttgaacttcaaattttcaacaCCGAACAACCAATATAACCTCAATGTACTCACATAATGCTCATTCAACCAAATACCTAAGCACAAACAATATAACATAACAAATGAAAATACTTTCCCAATATAAAAATACAGTTTGGTTGATAAACCTTTGCAATATCTAAAACTATTCCTCACCTacatcaaaatttatttctatGTGCATCAAATTATGATATGGGTTTTGTACCTGAGATGATAGAGAGGTGATCGCTTAAGAGATAACACCAAATCCAGGGCTGTATGATTGTGGAGCTGTGAGAAACATTGAAGTTAAGGAGGCCAGAAACGCTAATTCTAAACAATCTGCTCTGGAAATAGCATTAGTGAAATTCGATTttcttaaaatcgagttcaCTTTTTAAAAATCCCAATATAACTTGAtacttttgaaaatcgagttacagacacaacaaaaaaatttcatagaatattttttcaaatttgcgTGAAACTCAGTCTTAAGAATATCGAGTTCTAGCtcgatttttttaattggaaaaagCCATGGTTGCTCGTCCAGTGTGGCAAAAACTTACCTAAAACTCGATAACATTAAAATCAAGTTACAttcaaactcaatttttttagaaatcaagtttcaaaacagggacacggtgcttaataaattgaatacAAGGACATTGTgctggatattttaaaaataaagggcaaaagcccattttccccATCTTTTTGATACAAAAATGTTCCAATGCAGCACAAGACTTCTTACTGTTTCAGAGCATGCTAAAGAAACTAGACCTTGAGGTTTGGACAGTCATCGCTTGGTCTCTACTCTATTGGAATGCCCGTAACAagttcaattttgaaaaaattcagcTACAACCGAAAGCCATCCGTGATGGAGCTACTGTTTTTTCTGGGAGAGTACCAGCACTTCACAgcagctcaaaaaaaaaaaaaaaaaaaaa
The DNA window shown above is from Quercus lobata isolate SW786 chromosome 7, ValleyOak3.0 Primary Assembly, whole genome shotgun sequence and carries:
- the LOC115952242 gene encoding F-box/kelch-repeat protein At3g06240-like isoform X2; the encoded protein is MSQLRRKPNLSDESLPHDVVFDILTRLPVKSLIRFRIVSYEGLGDEKAPPPDAEVYTLSTDSWRTVELSVESVPNIGSIFAVLPNSCVFLNGALHFVAYTWGNDSDNFILSFDVNDEIFREIRLPENYLDEFYSKFDDCVHQLVVFKGMLALVVLGPAENVDEDEDEINTDICLIWVMREYGIVESWTKTNVLFDWVMTFFDCTNSGEFLIETFDSRLVSIDSESLQVNNLRIQTTTWLAYTADLMENLVLLDQQNEADTPLSPERNHGE
- the LOC115952242 gene encoding F-box/kelch-repeat protein At3g06240-like isoform X1 — encoded protein: MSQLRRKPNLSDESLPHDVVFDILTRLPVKSLIRFRCVSKSWYSTITNPIFITTHLNHNLNQPKSLVSNTHYNNSHNGFLLYKSSDKELCTLVYNSDGTFTEVSRFQIPFLASSVVDYCNGMFFLYSFFGPTNAVYLWNPVIQKFKMIDVMHLRPFTVEFLETVAFGFAYQSQNSDFKILRIVSYEGLGDEKAPPPDAEVYTLSTDSWRTVELSVESVPNIGSIFAVLPNSCVFLNGALHFVAYTWGNDSDNFILSFDVNDEIFREIRLPENYLDEFYSKFDDCVHQLVVFKGMLALVVLGPAENVDEDEDEINTDICLIWVMREYGIVESWTKTNVLFDWVMTFFDCTNSGEFLIETFDSRLVSIDSESLQVNNLRIQTTTWLAYTADLMENLVLLDQQNEADTPLSPERNHGE